In one Gadus morhua chromosome 7, gadMor3.0, whole genome shotgun sequence genomic region, the following are encoded:
- the capns1a gene encoding calpain small subunit 1a, with translation MSLARRLIGGFLDIVSNIDPAQFVPSEPPPPRRPLAYAEHNESEEDAKFRRVFKQLAGEDMEVSPKELMDILNKIISKHAALKTDGFSIESCRSMVAVMDSDSTGKLGFHEFKYLWNNIKKWQGVYLNFDQDGSGVISGEELPGAFTAAGFPLNDQLCQMIVRRYSDESGNLDFDNYIGCLVRLDAMCRAFKTLDKDNNGTIKVNVKEWLQLTMYS, from the exons ATGTCTTTAGCCAGAAGACTTATCGGTGGCTTCCTGGATATTGTGAG CAACATCGATCCAGCTCAGTTTGTTCCCTCTGAACCT cccccaccACGCAGGCCTTTGGCGTACGCAGAGCACAATGAGTCCGAAGAGGATGCCAAGTTCCGCAGAGTCTTCAAGCAGCTCGCTGGAGAG GACATGGAGGTGAGCCCCAAGGAACTGATGGACATCCTGAACAAGATCATCTCTAAAC ATGCCGCCCTGAAGACAGATGGCTTCAGCATTGAGTCCTGCCGGAGCATGGTGGCCGTCATGGAT AGCGACAGCACCGGAAAACTTGGATTCCATGAGTTCAAATACCTCTGGAACAACATCAAGAAATGGCAG GGAGTGTACCTGAACTTTGACCAGGATGGCTCTGGGGTCATCAGTGGAGAGGAGCTCCCTGGAGCTTTCACCGCCGCAG GGTTCCCCCTCAACGATCAGTTGTGTCAGATGATAGTCCGCAGATACAGTGATGAAAGCGGAAACCTGGACTTTGATAACTACATTGGATGCCTCGTCAGGCTGGATGCCATGTGTC GTGCCTTCAAAACCCTGGATAAAGATAACAATGGGACCATCAAGGTCAACGTTAAAGAG TGGCTCCAGTTGACCATGTACTCTTGA